The Agelaius phoeniceus isolate bAgePho1 chromosome Z, bAgePho1.hap1, whole genome shotgun sequence genomic interval ACCGCGCGGTAACCTCCGGACCGGGACCGCCGccaggggcggggccaggcGCTCCCATGGGCAAGGCCCTCGATTCCCATGGGATCGCCGCCAGTCCCGGGCACCGCGGAGCGGCCGAGTGGCGGCTGCGGCGCCGTGCGGGGCGCGGCGGGCCGGGACGTGGCGCGGCAGCGGATGAGCTGgccagcgccgccgcccgcgggGACCCGCAGCGCCTCGGGGAGCTGCTGGACGGAGCGGCCGACCCCAACGCCGCCAACTCCTACGGCAGGACCCCCATCCAGGTAGGGAGGCGGACTGTTTGCAGCTGGGCGAGGGCAGCGGCCCTCCGTGCCCTGCCCGAGGGGGCGgtggcagccccgggcagcAGCGGGCCCTCCGGTGCCCCGGAAGCGGCCGCCCCCCGTCACTGTGCTCGGCCAATGTTGAGGTGGTGCGGCACAGGGGTTTTTCTCGCTTCTCTGGGAACGAGAAAGTCTTCTTTGCGGTGACGGCCGCAACAGGGAGGTTTTAGTCTTAGCAACCCTTTACTTTATTTGAACCAACTGAGATAGGATGACTCAAATCCGAGAACTTTAATGCTTATCAAGCAATAAACGTGCAATAAAATGTAACAAGTCACGTTTGTAGAAATAATGTCTCTTTCGTTATACCTCGTCTTCTGCTTTATATGACTGTATGTCTTGTCTCCTctcctgtgaaaaaaaaaaaaaaaaaaaaaaaaaaagatattcgGTGGCTCTCACGAACAGAAATACCCGGTCGCGATAACCTTGCCCAGGTGACGCTGCAGGTAGACAACGAGCAATCCCTGTGGGGCTCAGTCTGCCCACATTTTACACTCCCCTGAACGTGTGGGTCGACGTAGCGCCCGGAGGTGTAGTAGAGGTTACCTTTATAAAGGGTGAGTTCGTTTTCGAGGTAGTTCTAGACagctttttcttaaaatttcaaaataaaacgAAACTGGAATTATCTGAGAAGCTATATTTAAGTTTTGCTGCCAGTGCTTGCAAAACACTCTCCGACTCAAAATGTCGGTGAAGCATTTCACTCGAAACAGGTATTTGTTGCCGTCCTgcagtgctttttctttttttgttttgggaaattttttcccccagtctTCGCGGCAGGGACTTATCCCTTGTGCTGAACGCACTGCTGGGTGCGCTAGGGAAGGGCTGCCGGGCACGTTCGTACTGCCTTGGACACGCGGGTGAGGCTAAAGGTTCATTCCGTCCTGACGGTGAGGGAAGACGCGGTGGGTTCCCTGCATTACGCGCTCCCCTTGCCAAGGACACTCTAGGGAAGTGTCACGATGCCAGCGGAACGACGGCGGCCCCCGCGAGCCGCTGCACTGGCACGATTCCGCGGGGACCGGTGCAAAGCGACTCGGGACTTGACCTGGGTTTCTCTGGGAGCGCTGCGGGAAAAGGGCGAGCCCCTTCCCCCGGTTCGTCTGCTCCGAGCATACCGACGCTTCTATCGCGGAGCAACCCCAGTGTGCATCCACACGCCCCGACCCCGGCAGGAGTCCCGCACCTCTCTGCCCCACCTGTTCTCTCCTGTCCCCTAGCATGGGTAAAGGAGAGTTTTCCAATGCGGCACAATTCCCCCGACTGGTGCGTGTTCGTGGCACGTCCAGAGCCGATCTCTACGCCTCGCCGGCggattttcttctcctttccatTGTGGATCTCCATTCCTTCCGGGCCGAGCGAGAAAGCCTAAGCTCTATGGCGGGCGCTGACGCTGTCTCTCCCCGCAGGTGATGATGCTGGGCAGCCCGCGGGTGGCCGAGCTGCTGCTGCGGCACGGAGCCGACCCCAACCGCCCCGGCTGCCTCCCGGTGCACGACGCGGCCCGCGCCGGCTTTCTGGGGACTCTGGCGGCGCTGCACCGGGCCGGGGCGCGCCTCGACCTCCCCGACGGCCGCGGCGTGGCAGCGGGGCGGTACCTGCGCGACCCCTCGCCCTGTGCCCCAACCTCTTGGGGAgggccatcccctccccaaACTTATTGCCCGTGCCCAACTCGGGGGACACCAAGTGGAACAGCACTCATGCGATGTTGTGAATAACCCCGGATCGCGTTTCCCTGCTGGATGCACGAAGGGCAATATTCTTTGCTCATGACTGTATATTATCCTGCACTGGAAATACTA includes:
- the LOC129133188 gene encoding cyclin-dependent kinase 4 inhibitor B, with translation MGKALDSHGIAASPGHRGAAEWRLRRRAGRGGPGRGAAADELASAAARGDPQRLGELLDGAADPNAANSYGRTPIQVMMLGSPRVAELLLRHGADPNRPGCLPVHDAARAGFLGTLAALHRAGARLDLPDGRGVAAGRYLRDPSPCAPTSWGGPSPPQTYCPCPTRGTPSGTALMRCCE